A DNA window from Carassius gibelio isolate Cgi1373 ecotype wild population from Czech Republic chromosome A8, carGib1.2-hapl.c, whole genome shotgun sequence contains the following coding sequences:
- the LOC128018701 gene encoding uncharacterized protein LOC128018701 isoform X2, translating to MASMQDGVNFSAHPYGKVLLLGAIAAASAFVVTILIVVLCVGCQRKGKTHNGPGEERKHRLMDMSILRQSKLTSIKSSKKNRPASMDLLLLPSRRSNSDLRSQGRQLPQIPPGEDGEHTYAEVGRRSSPTRGSEDARYGVGGRAGETDTPAPPAVPANTPAPPDPDGDCLEGGIPETETLPQVVNTPPQPQETVEYACIRKVRRADKAAQKRDNGTETEEGLGQQQRHSGGEIRPAPPTHPAPPLTHPHSQKIPRKNMDAFNLPSFPKEAVFMGNGEQYIWKPPEDDDIIFQQKQMGILSSHAGENMAASAAGITEMYSKVCKPGKKKRGMPGSPTATRDISGYRTLARGDRGERDGGFSVVVKPQTWAPQEGKGTRAPPSAMEDHCYEAISTEETELAYETMESGGGWRRDRPPPNASATLRPKRKRPQQPLQQPPPPPPPPQQTPKLQHLPAKTMLIPGESLYESIPDLKQGSATSSTTTIFTFNDGMEMYVTGL from the exons ATGGCCTCCATGCAGGACGGGGTGAACTTCTCTGCTCATCCCTACGGCAAAGTACTGCTGCTGGGGGCCATCGCCGCCGCCTCAGCCTTCGTTGTCACCATCCTCATCGTCGTGCTATGTGTGGGCTGCCAGAG GAAGGGAAAGACACACAATGGCCCTGGAGAGGAAAGAAAGCACAGGCTCATGGACATG AGTATACTGCGACAGTCCAAGCTGACCTCCATCA AATCTTCTAAGAAGAACCGTCCCGCCAGCATGGATCTGCTCCTACTTCCTAGCCGTCGCTCAAACTCCGACCTGCGTTCTCAGGGCCGCCAGCTGCCTCAGATCCCCCCTGGTGAGGACGGGGAACACACGTACGCCGAGGTGGGCCGCCGCTCTTCTCCCACCCGCGGTTCTGAGGATGCCCGGTATGGCGTTGGAGGTCGAGCTGGAGAGACGGATACACCTGCCCCACCGGCGGTCCCTGCTAATACCCCTGCTCCACCTGACCCGGATGGGGACTGCTTGGAAGGTGGGATTCCGGAAACAGAGACCCTCCCCCAAGTGGTAAACACGCCCCCTCAACCGCAGGAAACAGTGGAGTACGCCTGCATCAGAAAGGTCCGGAGAGCAGACAAAGCAGCACAGAAGAGAGACAATGGTACGGAGACCGAGGAGGGGCTTGGACAACAACAACGACACAGCGGTGGGGAAATTCGGCCTGCTCCGCCCACTCACCCAGCCCCGCCTCTAACACACCCACACAGTCAGAAAATTCCTAGGAAAAACATGGATGCCTTCAATCTTCCATCTTTCCCCAAG GAGGCAGTGTTTATGGGAAATGGAGAACAGTACATATGGAAACCTCCGGAAGACGATGACATCATCTTCCAGCAGAAACAGATGGGTATTCTGAGCTCTCATGCTGGAGAGAATATGGCAGCATCTGCAGCAGGG ATCACAGAGATGTATTCAAAAGTTTGCAAACCAGGCAAAAAGAAGCGAGGAATGCCTGGCTCACCCACCGCCACGAGGGACATCAGCGGCTATAGGACCTTGGCTCGAGGTGACCGCGGTGAGCGTGACGGGGGTTTCAGCGTGGTAGTTAAACCCCAAACGTGGGCCCCGCAGGAGGGCAAAGGCACAAGAGCTCCACCCAGTGCCATGGAGGACCACTGCTACGAAGCCATCAGCACTGAGGAAACAGAACTGGCTTACGAGACCATGGAGAGTGGGGGAGGCTGGAGGCGCGACAGGCCTCCACCCAATGCCAGTGCCACCTTGCGTCCCAAGCGGAAGCGACCCCAGCAACCTCTGCAACAACCACCGCCACCCCCTCCACCCCCCCAGCAGACCCCCAAACTGCAGCATCTCCCAGCCAAAACAATGCTGATTCCCGGGGAGAGCTTGTACGAAAGCATCCCTGACCTGAAGCAAGGGTCGGCCACCTCCAGCACAACCACCATCTTTACTTTTAATGATGGCATGGAGATGTACGTCACTGGCCTGTAG
- the LOC128018701 gene encoding uncharacterized protein LOC128018701 isoform X1, translating to MASMQDGVNFSAHPYGKVLLLGAIAAASAFVVTILIVVLCVGCQRKGKTHNGPGEERKHRLMDMSILRQSKLTSISKSDTKLHEMNRLNCNGKKSSKKNRPASMDLLLLPSRRSNSDLRSQGRQLPQIPPGEDGEHTYAEVGRRSSPTRGSEDARYGVGGRAGETDTPAPPAVPANTPAPPDPDGDCLEGGIPETETLPQVVNTPPQPQETVEYACIRKVRRADKAAQKRDNGTETEEGLGQQQRHSGGEIRPAPPTHPAPPLTHPHSQKIPRKNMDAFNLPSFPKEAVFMGNGEQYIWKPPEDDDIIFQQKQMGILSSHAGENMAASAAGITEMYSKVCKPGKKKRGMPGSPTATRDISGYRTLARGDRGERDGGFSVVVKPQTWAPQEGKGTRAPPSAMEDHCYEAISTEETELAYETMESGGGWRRDRPPPNASATLRPKRKRPQQPLQQPPPPPPPPQQTPKLQHLPAKTMLIPGESLYESIPDLKQGSATSSTTTIFTFNDGMEMYVTGL from the exons ATGGCCTCCATGCAGGACGGGGTGAACTTCTCTGCTCATCCCTACGGCAAAGTACTGCTGCTGGGGGCCATCGCCGCCGCCTCAGCCTTCGTTGTCACCATCCTCATCGTCGTGCTATGTGTGGGCTGCCAGAG GAAGGGAAAGACACACAATGGCCCTGGAGAGGAAAGAAAGCACAGGCTCATGGACATG AGTATACTGCGACAGTCCAAGCTGACCTCCATCAGTAAGTCAGACACCAAGCTTCATGAGATGAACAGACTCAACTGCAATGGCAAGA AATCTTCTAAGAAGAACCGTCCCGCCAGCATGGATCTGCTCCTACTTCCTAGCCGTCGCTCAAACTCCGACCTGCGTTCTCAGGGCCGCCAGCTGCCTCAGATCCCCCCTGGTGAGGACGGGGAACACACGTACGCCGAGGTGGGCCGCCGCTCTTCTCCCACCCGCGGTTCTGAGGATGCCCGGTATGGCGTTGGAGGTCGAGCTGGAGAGACGGATACACCTGCCCCACCGGCGGTCCCTGCTAATACCCCTGCTCCACCTGACCCGGATGGGGACTGCTTGGAAGGTGGGATTCCGGAAACAGAGACCCTCCCCCAAGTGGTAAACACGCCCCCTCAACCGCAGGAAACAGTGGAGTACGCCTGCATCAGAAAGGTCCGGAGAGCAGACAAAGCAGCACAGAAGAGAGACAATGGTACGGAGACCGAGGAGGGGCTTGGACAACAACAACGACACAGCGGTGGGGAAATTCGGCCTGCTCCGCCCACTCACCCAGCCCCGCCTCTAACACACCCACACAGTCAGAAAATTCCTAGGAAAAACATGGATGCCTTCAATCTTCCATCTTTCCCCAAG GAGGCAGTGTTTATGGGAAATGGAGAACAGTACATATGGAAACCTCCGGAAGACGATGACATCATCTTCCAGCAGAAACAGATGGGTATTCTGAGCTCTCATGCTGGAGAGAATATGGCAGCATCTGCAGCAGGG ATCACAGAGATGTATTCAAAAGTTTGCAAACCAGGCAAAAAGAAGCGAGGAATGCCTGGCTCACCCACCGCCACGAGGGACATCAGCGGCTATAGGACCTTGGCTCGAGGTGACCGCGGTGAGCGTGACGGGGGTTTCAGCGTGGTAGTTAAACCCCAAACGTGGGCCCCGCAGGAGGGCAAAGGCACAAGAGCTCCACCCAGTGCCATGGAGGACCACTGCTACGAAGCCATCAGCACTGAGGAAACAGAACTGGCTTACGAGACCATGGAGAGTGGGGGAGGCTGGAGGCGCGACAGGCCTCCACCCAATGCCAGTGCCACCTTGCGTCCCAAGCGGAAGCGACCCCAGCAACCTCTGCAACAACCACCGCCACCCCCTCCACCCCCCCAGCAGACCCCCAAACTGCAGCATCTCCCAGCCAAAACAATGCTGATTCCCGGGGAGAGCTTGTACGAAAGCATCCCTGACCTGAAGCAAGGGTCGGCCACCTCCAGCACAACCACCATCTTTACTTTTAATGATGGCATGGAGATGTACGTCACTGGCCTGTAG